One Nocardioides dongkuii genomic window, GGCAGAGCCGGCAGGCCGCCACCGCCAGCGTGGGCGCCGCGCGCTGGGAAGGCCTGATGCACGGCATGACCAGCGGGCTCAGCGGCGTGTTCCTCGCCGTCGTGGCGCTGGTGGCCGGCGTCCGCGCCGTCGAGGGGGACCTCGCGATCGGCGAGCTGGTGGCGGTCGTGGGGCTGAGCCAGTTCCTCAGCGAGCCGCTGCGGATGCTCACCTACCTGATCGCCCAGCTCGCCCAGTCGCGTGCCTCCGCCGGGCGGATCGCCTCCTTCCTCGCCTCCCCTCCCCTGGTGCTCGCGGCGGACACCCCGGCCGCTGCCCCGGCCGCGCCCTCGCGCGCTCCCCTGGCCCTGGACGCCGTCGGCTTCGGCCCGCTGCGCGACGTCAGCCTCGCCGCCGAGCCCGGCACCCTGACCGCCGTGGTCGTCGAGGACCCGACGGAGGCCGCGGCGCTGATGACCCTCCTGCGCGGCGAGGCGGTCCCGGACTCCGGCGCCGTCCTCGTCGGCGGAGTGGCGCTCACCGCGCAGACCGTCGACCAGGTGCGCTCCGTCCTGCTGGTGGCCGACCACCACGTCGACCTCTTCGAGGGCACCGTGCTCAGCAACATCGACCCCACGGGCCGCCTCGGCCCCGACGAGCTCCAGCGGGTGCTCGCGGCCTCGGCCGCGGACGAGCTGGTCGCGCAGGCCGCCGCCGGGACGGCGGAGCAGGTGACGGTCGGCGGGACCACGCTCTCGGGCGGTCAGCGCCAGCGGCTCGGGCTGGCCCGCGCCCTCGCCGCGGACCCGCACGTCCTGGTCCTCCACGACCCGACCACCTCGGTCGACACCGTGACCGAGGCCCGGATCGCCGAGGGCCTGCGGGCGCTCCGGCACCCGGACGGTCCCGGCACCCGCAGCACCGTGGTGCTGACGAGCAGCCCGGCGCTGCTCGCGCGCGCCGACGTCGTCGTGCACCTGCGGGACGGCCTGGTCCGGGCCCGCGGCACCCACGCCGACCTCGTCCGCGACGAGGCGTACGCCGCGGCGGTGCTGCGATGACCCGCCTGCCCGTCTCCACCGCGGCGGAGGCCGCCCGGCTCGCGCGGACCCTGCTGGGCCGCCGCCGCGGACCGTTCCTCGCCGCCGCCGCGATGTTCGCCCTGGTCGGCGCCGCCGGCCTGGTCGGACCCTGGCAGCTCGGCCGGATCGTCGACCTCGTGACCCGCGGCGGCACCGCGTCCGACGTCGCGGTCGCGGCGGCCTGGATCGCGGGGGCCGCCGTCGTGACGGCGGTGGCCACGACCCTGTCGGTCGGGTTCCTGGCCCGGGCCGCGGAGCCGGCGCTGGCCGAGCTCCGCGAGGACGTGCTCGACCGGGCGCTCCGTCTGGAGACCGAGGAGCTCGAGGCCGCCGGGTCGGGCGACCTCCTGTCGCGGGTGAGCGACGACGTCCGGGTGCTCGCCGGGTCGCTGACCGACGCGGTGCCGCTGCTGGTCAACTCGGTGGTCACCATCCTCTTCACGGTCGTCGGCCTGGCGGCGCTGGACTGGCGGCTCGGGCTGGCCGGGCTCGCCGCGGCGCCGTTCTACGTCGCCGCGCTGCGGTGGTACCTGCCCCGCTCCGGCCCCTACTACCGGCGCGAGCGGGAGGCGAACGGCGACCGCGCCGAGGCGCTGCTGACCGGCGTGCACGGCAGCCGCACCCTGCGGGCGTACGGTCTGGCCGACGCGCAGCAGGAGACGGTGGACCGCGCGTCCTGGCGCTCGGCGCGGCTCTCGATCGACGTCTTCGACCTGCTGATGCGGTTCGGCGGCCGGACCAACGCAGCCGAGGCGGCCGGCCTGCTGCTGGTGCTCACGACCGGGTTCGCCCTGGTCCGCGCCGACGCGGCGTCGATCGGTGCCGTCACGGCTGCGGCCCTGTACTTCCACCGGCTCTTCAACCCGGTCGGGGCGGTGCTCTTCCTCTTCGACGAGGTCCAGTCCGCCGGCGCGTCCCTGACCCGGCTCGCCGGCGTCGCGCTGCTCCCCGCCGGCAGCGCGCAGGGCGGGACGACGCCGCGCGACAGCAGCGTGGCGGTCCTCGACGTACGACACCGGTACGGCGACCTGGTGGCGCTCGCCGGGGTGGACCTGGAGATCGCGCCCGGGGAGCGGCTCGCGGTGGTCGGGGCGAGCGGCGCCGGCAAGAGCACCCTGGGGCTGGTGGTCGCCGGCCGGCTCGCGCCCACCGGCGGATCGGTCTGCGTGGGCGGCGTCGACGTACGAGACGCCGCGGCGGGCGACCGCCCGGTCGTGGCCACGGTCAGCCAGGAGGTCCACGTCTTCGCCGGGAGCGTCCGCGACAACCTGCTGCTCGCCCGGCCCGACGCCGACGACCAGGCGGTCGTCGCGGCGCTCGCAGCGGTCGGTGCCGCCGACTGGGTGGCCGCCCTGCCGGACGGCGCGGACACCGAGGTCGGCGCGGGAACCGTGACGCTCTCGCCCGCCCAGGCCCAGCAGCTCGCCCTGGCCCGGGTGCTCCTCGCGGACCCGTGGGTCGTCGTCCTCGACGAGGCGACGGCGGAGGCCGGGTCTGCCGGCGCGCGCGACCTCGAGCGCGCCGCCGACGCCGTGACCGCCGGACGTACTGCCGTCACCATCGCCCACCGCCTGGTCCAGGCGCAGTCCGCGGACCGGGTGCTCGTCCTCGAGCACGGCGTCCCCGTCGAGCTCGGCAGCCACGACGAGCTGGTCGCCGCCGGCGGGCGCTACGCCCGGCTGTGGGCGGCGTGGTCGAGCGGCTGATCCCCGCCCTCCCCCGGCGCGGACGTCATACGACCTGGTCGCGATGACCGCCACTTCGCATGACGTCCCGCGGGACGTCATGCGATTCGGTCGCTGTCACCGCCACCACGTATGACGTCCCGGGCGGGCGGCGTACGTCGGGCTCAGTCGTCGCGCGTGAGCAGCTGCCGCTCGACGCGGAGCACCGCGAGCTCGTGGTCGAGGTCGCCGCTCATCGCGAACGCCAGCCGCAGGTGCGGCAGCGCCTCCTCGAGGCGCGTCTGCCGCTCCAGCGCCCGGCCCAGCGCGTGCCGGGCCCAGACGTCGTCGGGCGTCTCCTCGACCAGCGCGCGCAGCTCGTCCTCGGCCTTCCGCAGCCGCGCCTGGATCAGGTAGGCCCAGGCGCGCAGCGCCCGCAGCCCGGTGTTGCCCGGGTCCTCGGCGAGTGCCGGCTCCAGGACCTCGAGCGCCTCCACCGGCGCGCGGCGTACCAGCAGGTCGTGGGCGACCCGGTACGCCGACTCGGGGCCGCCCCGGCCCGGGAACACGATCGGCGGCGCGGTGAGCTCCTTGTCCATGCTTCTCATGGTGCGTCAACACGCGGCCGAGGCCCAGGATTCCGCGCGGCTGTGCCATCCTGTCCGTGCGGATGGGCTGGCCGGGCGACCGCGGCGTGCTCCCTCGGGAGCGCGGCGAGGAAGGTCCGGGCTCCACAGGGCACGGTGGTGGGTAACACCCACCCGGGGTGACCCGCGGGACAGTGCCACAGAGAACAGACCGCCGGCTCTCCGGAGCCGGTAAGGGTGAAACGGTGGTGCAAGAGACCACCAGCGGCCCGGGCGACCGGGCCGGCTAGGCAAACCCCACCGGGAGCAAGGTCAAGAAGTCGAGGTCTCCGGACCGCGATGCGCGCACGTTCGAGGGTGACCCGCCCGAGTGCGCGGGTAGACCGCTGGAGGCGGCCGGCAACGGTCGTCGTAGATGGATGGTCGCCCCTCGGGACCCCCGCAAGGGACCCGAGGACAGAACCCGGCCTACAGGCCAGCCCGTCCGCACTCTCGGGTCTGACCTGCATCGGGGCCGCAGGGTCCTCGCTGGTCGAGTAGCCGAGCGACAGTCCTCGCTGGTCGAGTAGCCGAGCGAGGAACGAGCGAGGCGTATCGAGACCCCCACCGAACCGCCGACAATGACTGACGTCCCTGTCTCGCCGTTGGCGAGGGCGGGATCTCCGGACCCGCCCAGGCGGGTCATTGCTCGGCGAAGCGCCTAGGGGAGCCCTGCTTCGTACGCGGCGATCACGAGATGGACCCGGTCTCGAGCACCCATCTTCGCGAGGATGCGGCCCACGTGAGTCTTGGCGGTCAGCGGGCTGAGGACCAGCTCGTCCGCGATCTCCTGGTTGCTTCGGCCCGCGGCGACCAGCCGGAGCACCTCGCGTTCGCGCGCCGTCAGGCTGGCCAGCCGCTCGGGCGCCGGCGCGTCCGGGCGACTCAGCGCACGGGTGATGACCGCCCTGGTCGCGCCGGGCGACAGCAGCGCCTCGCCCGCCGCGACGGTGCGGATGGCGGCCAGCAGCGCGTCCGGACGGGTGTCCTTGGGCAGGAATCCGCACGCCCCCGCGCGGAGGCCGCGCAGGACGTTGGTGTCGGTCTCGAACGTGGTCAGGATCAGCACCTTGGTGCCGCTCGATCCGTCGGCAGCGAAGATCTGCTGAGTCGCCTCGATGCCGTCGGTGCTCGGCATCCTGATGTCCATCAAGACGACGTCGGGGCGTAGGTCCCGGGTGAGCGTCACCGCCTCGTCGCCGGTGCCGGCCTCCCCGACGACCTCCATGTCATCAGCGGAGTTGACCAGCAGCGCGAACGCGCCGCGCACCAGAGCCTGGTCGTCGGCGAGCAGGACCCGGATCACGACGGCACCCGCCAGATCTCTGGGAGCGGCAGGCTGGCCCGCACCTCAAATCCTCCGGACTCGTCGGGCCCGGCGGACAGCTCGCCGCCGACGGCCTGTGCTCGCCCTGTCATCCCGACGATCCCGAAGCCGGCCGGTGTCACGGTCGAGTCCGGTCGCGCGGGCCCGTGATCGAGGACCGCGATCCGGAGCCGGTGGCCGTCCTGGTCGAGTCGGACGGTCGCGTGCGTGGCCGTCGAGTGTCGGATGACATTGGTCAGCGACTCCTGGATGATCCGATAGGCCACGACGGACACCGTCGACGGTAACTCGTCCGGGAGCCCGGCAGCCTCCACGTCGACCCGAACATCAGCCGCCTCGGCCATGTCCACCAGGCGCTGCAGCTCGCCGAGGTGGGGCGCTGGCTCGGTGGGCTCGGCCTCGCCACCGTGCAGGACGTCCAGGATGGCACGCAGCTCGTGGAGCGTGGCTCGGCTCGTGTCCGACAGGTTGTGCAGCGTGCTGGACAGCTCCCGCAGCGGTGCATCGGCCCGCCTCGGCAGCTGGTCGATCAGGTGCGCAGCGACGGACGCCTGGACGTTCGCGACCGCGAGGCCGTGTGCCAGGACGTCGTGCAGCTCGGCGGCGATCAGGACCCGCTCCTCGGCGACCCGCCGCTCGACCTCGCCGGCACGCTCCTGCTCGAGCCGCGCAGTGACGGAGGCCTTCCAGGCCTGATGGAAGCGGACCGCGAGCCCGGCGAAGAAGGCCATGAGCAGCCAGCCGACGCCGAGGAGAGCATCGCCAGGTGCCCCCGACGCCTCGTCGGCGACGACCGGCACGGTCACCGCACCCACCGCCACCAGGGCGGCGACGGCCCGCCGCTGTGGCTCGCTGTAGCGCGCCGCCGTGAACGCCGCCACCAGCGAGGCCGGCATCGTGGCCTCATGGGGATAGTCGAGGAGGTGGTACGGCGTCGACACGGCGAGGACCGCGAGGACGACGGGGATCGGCCAGCGCCGGCGGGCCAGCAACGGCGCCGACATCGCGCCCAGGAGCGCGATCGCCCACAGATCCACGCGTCGTTCGCCGTCGAAGTCGACCGCCTGGAGCGTGAACGCGACGACGAGGCCGACCACGAACGACCCCGCCGCCAGCAGCCAATCGGCCACTGACGGACGGAGCGCCGTCATCGTTCACAGACGGTCATCGACACTGTCCTCACTCGCCCGCGAGAGCTTGCTGGGCCACCAGATCCTCGAACCCAGCGACATCGTCAGCGCGGGAACCACGATGGACCGCACCAGCAAGGTGTCGATGAGCACGCCGACGGCGACCAGTATCCCAATCTCGACGAGCATGACGAGCGGCAGCGAGGCGAGCACCGCGAACGTCGCCGCCAGCACGACGCCGGCCGAGGTGATCACGCCACCTGTCACGGCGAGGCCACGCTTCGTGCCCTCGACCGTGCCGTGCCGGACGGCTTCCTCACGTACCCGGGTCATCAAGAAGATGTTGTAGTCGACACCGAGCGCAACCAGGAAGAGGAACCCGATCAGGGGCACCGACGACTCCAACCCGGAGAATCCGAGCACCTGGTCGAACAACAGGTTGCACAGCCCGAGGGCTCCGAAGTACGACACCACGACGGTGGCGACCAGCACCAGCGGAGCCACGATCGCCCGCAGCAGCAGCCCGAGGATGGCAAGCACCACCAGCAGGATCAGCGGCATCACCAGGTTGCGGTCGGTCTTGTTGGTCTCGGCCTCGTCAAGCCTCTCGGCGCTCGGACCGCCGACCAGCGCGGCGTCACCGGCGACCTTGCGCAGGTTCTCCCGCAGCTGCTCGATCGTTGCCGTCTCACCCGCGCTGTCTGGAGAGTCGACCGGGAGCACGGAGATCTCCACCCAGTCGTCGCTGGCCCGGCCGACCTCGGCTTGGGCGACCCCCGGCGTACTTTCGACGGCGGCCAGGACCTCGCGGCTCTGGTCCGGCCGACTCATCACGGTGAGCGGCTGACCGCTCTCGTCGGGATAGCGCGCCTCGATCAGCTTCGCCCCGGTCACCGAGTCCGGTGTCGAACGGGCGAACTGGTCCAGCTGCGGAAGCGAGCCGCTGGCACCCACGGTGCCCAGCGCGAGACCGCCCAGGATCACCAGCGGAACCGCCCAGCTGACGACGCGGCGACGCGCGACCAGCTCGCCGAGTCGAGCCCACCCGGAACGGGGTTGGTGTGCCTCACCCCCGAGCCGCGGAACGAACGGCCAGAAGACCCGGCGCCCGAGCACCACCAGCAGGGCCGGGAAGAGCGTCAGCATGACCAGCAGTGCCGCCCCGATGCCCGCCGCGCCCACCGGGCCGAGACTGCTGATGCTGTTGAGATCCGCGGCCAGCAGGCACAACAAGCCGGCGACCACCGTCGCCGCCGAAGCGAGGATGGCCGGGCCAGCGCCACGCAGCGCCGGCAGCATCGCGTCGATCGGCCGATCGTGTCGGTGCAGCTCCTCGCGGTAGCGAGACACGAGGAGCAAGGCATAGTCGGTGCCCGCGCCGAAGACCAGCACGATCAGCAGCGCTGAGCTCATGCTCGTGATGGTGAAGTCGAAGATCTGGGTGAGTGCGTAGACGGTGCCCATCGACGTGATCGCCGCGACCCCGACCGAGGCGAGAGGGACCAGCCACAGCAGCGGACTGCGGTACGTCAGGATCAGCAGGAGCGCCACCACCACGGCAGTAGCGAGCATCAACGTCGCGTCGACGGCGTCGAAGACCTCGTCCATGTCGGCCCCCAGCGCGGTCGGGCCGGTGGCATAGGCGTTCAGGCCACTCGGCCGGTCGTCGAGGAGGGCACGCGCATCCGCGGTGGCGCCGGCCTCCTCGGCGACCGCATCACGGTCGAGCGGAAGCGCGTACATCAGGGCCGTGCCGTCGTCGGAGTCGACGATCTCGGGCAGTGCGTCGGGGTCGTTGCCGAACCGCTCCGCCAGCTCGGCCTGGCCGCGTTCGACCGCCTCCCGATCGCCCGGTTGGAGGCCGCCCGGCCGTTCGTACACGACCATGAGCAGGCCGTTCTCGCCGCCGGGCAGGCCGGCCTCGGCCTGGAGCACCTTGGTCGACTGGGCGCTGGCCGGCAGATAGTCGGCCTGCCCATCGCGGGTCACCGAGTCGAGCTTGCCGGCGAGTGAGTAGCCGCCCACCAGCAGCCCGACCCACACGGCCACCACGAGCCAGGGCAGCAGGGTCTTGGTCCGTGATCTCTTCGGTCTCTGGTCGGCACCGGTGTGGTCGGGCGCCTTGAGTTCAGTAGTCATGGCGATCACGCTGCCAAGCAGGCGGGGCTGACGCGTCTGGCCACGGCAGACACTTCGCCGTACTCCGCGCGGAGTACGGCGGACGTGGCTGCCCAGGATCGCCTCTGGTGCCGCCCCGCTCATGGCGGTCGTACCTGGGCATCGACACCCGCGCAACCGGAGCGAATGATGAGTCCGGTGACGCGAAGCGTGGACGACCCCACGGGCGGCGGGGCGCAGGATGCTCTCGCCCCCTCCCAGTTGTCGGTCCGGAGCTGGCGACAACTGCTGGAGCGAGCCGCGCGGCATCTGGTGGAGGCCCGTCTTCCCTTCCTCAGCGCCGGGGTCGCGTTCTTCGCAGTCTTGTCGGTCGCGCCCGTGCTGGTGACCGCCCTCTCGGTCTACGGCGTCCTCAACACGCCCGCTCAGGCGAGGAGTCAGCTCGCTCGGGGGGCGGAGGTGCTGCCGCCGCAGGTCGAGCTGCTCGTCACCGACCAGCTGACCAGCATCACCACTGCCTCGACGGGGGTGCTGACCGTGCGCGGCCTGGCCGGGCTCGCGCTGGCGCTCTGGACCGCCACGACCGCGATGGTGGCTCTCATCGATGCGTTGACCGTGGCCTACCACGAGACAGAGACGAGAAGCTTTCTGCGACGGACCTTCCTCGGCCTGCTCTTCGTCCTCGGCGGG contains:
- a CDS encoding sensor histidine kinase, with the translated sequence MADWLLAAGSFVVGLVVAFTLQAVDFDGERRVDLWAIALLGAMSAPLLARRRWPIPVVLAVLAVSTPYHLLDYPHEATMPASLVAAFTAARYSEPQRRAVAALVAVGAVTVPVVADEASGAPGDALLGVGWLLMAFFAGLAVRFHQAWKASVTARLEQERAGEVERRVAEERVLIAAELHDVLAHGLAVANVQASVAAHLIDQLPRRADAPLRELSSTLHNLSDTSRATLHELRAILDVLHGGEAEPTEPAPHLGELQRLVDMAEAADVRVDVEAAGLPDELPSTVSVVAYRIIQESLTNVIRHSTATHATVRLDQDGHRLRIAVLDHGPARPDSTVTPAGFGIVGMTGRAQAVGGELSAGPDESGGFEVRASLPLPEIWRVPS
- a CDS encoding ABC transporter ATP-binding protein translates to MTRLPVSTAAEAARLARTLLGRRRGPFLAAAAMFALVGAAGLVGPWQLGRIVDLVTRGGTASDVAVAAAWIAGAAVVTAVATTLSVGFLARAAEPALAELREDVLDRALRLETEELEAAGSGDLLSRVSDDVRVLAGSLTDAVPLLVNSVVTILFTVVGLAALDWRLGLAGLAAAPFYVAALRWYLPRSGPYYRREREANGDRAEALLTGVHGSRTLRAYGLADAQQETVDRASWRSARLSIDVFDLLMRFGGRTNAAEAAGLLLVLTTGFALVRADAASIGAVTAAALYFHRLFNPVGAVLFLFDEVQSAGASLTRLAGVALLPAGSAQGGTTPRDSSVAVLDVRHRYGDLVALAGVDLEIAPGERLAVVGASGAGKSTLGLVVAGRLAPTGGSVCVGGVDVRDAAAGDRPVVATVSQEVHVFAGSVRDNLLLARPDADDQAVVAALAAVGAADWVAALPDGADTEVGAGTVTLSPAQAQQLALARVLLADPWVVVLDEATAEAGSAGARDLERAADAVTAGRTAVTIAHRLVQAQSADRVLVLEHGVPVELGSHDELVAAGGRYARLWAAWSSG
- a CDS encoding ABC transporter ATP-binding protein, whose amino-acid sequence is MSTETHVPEPHLTDAAPRTSGALLRRTLRRQRRPLAASVALVTVWQVAELLVPVLIGVIIDRAVVTGDVARMAWWAVVLAGHFVVLSLSYRYGARIGLRALQTESHALRTEVSAHVLSPRGARTDRLPGDVLTVATTDAEMVAAVLRQVSFTAAAVVGLVVSAVVLAAIDLVLALVVLVGVPTVLGVTQALSPRLARRSEVRQEALGRATGLASDFVRGARPLKGIGAEEVALDRYRRQSRQAATASVGAARWEGLMHGMTSGLSGVFLAVVALVAGVRAVEGDLAIGELVAVVGLSQFLSEPLRMLTYLIAQLAQSRASAGRIASFLASPPLVLAADTPAAAPAAPSRAPLALDAVGFGPLRDVSLAAEPGTLTAVVVEDPTEAAALMTLLRGEAVPDSGAVLVGGVALTAQTVDQVRSVLLVADHHVDLFEGTVLSNIDPTGRLGPDELQRVLAASAADELVAQAAAGTAEQVTVGGTTLSGGQRQRLGLARALAADPHVLVLHDPTTSVDTVTEARIAEGLRALRHPDGPGTRSTVVLTSSPALLARADVVVHLRDGLVRARGTHADLVRDEAYAAAVLR
- a CDS encoding tetratricopeptide repeat protein, which produces MDKELTAPPIVFPGRGGPESAYRVAHDLLVRRAPVEALEVLEPALAEDPGNTGLRALRAWAYLIQARLRKAEDELRALVEETPDDVWARHALGRALERQTRLEEALPHLRLAFAMSGDLDHELAVLRVERQLLTRDD
- a CDS encoding response regulator, whose amino-acid sequence is MIRVLLADDQALVRGAFALLVNSADDMEVVGEAGTGDEAVTLTRDLRPDVVLMDIRMPSTDGIEATQQIFAADGSSGTKVLILTTFETDTNVLRGLRAGACGFLPKDTRPDALLAAIRTVAAGEALLSPGATRAVITRALSRPDAPAPERLASLTAREREVLRLVAAGRSNQEIADELVLSPLTAKTHVGRILAKMGARDRVHLVIAAYEAGLP
- a CDS encoding MMPL family transporter → MTTELKAPDHTGADQRPKRSRTKTLLPWLVVAVWVGLLVGGYSLAGKLDSVTRDGQADYLPASAQSTKVLQAEAGLPGGENGLLMVVYERPGGLQPGDREAVERGQAELAERFGNDPDALPEIVDSDDGTALMYALPLDRDAVAEEAGATADARALLDDRPSGLNAYATGPTALGADMDEVFDAVDATLMLATAVVVALLLILTYRSPLLWLVPLASVGVAAITSMGTVYALTQIFDFTITSMSSALLIVLVFGAGTDYALLLVSRYREELHRHDRPIDAMLPALRGAGPAILASAATVVAGLLCLLAADLNSISSLGPVGAAGIGAALLVMLTLFPALLVVLGRRVFWPFVPRLGGEAHQPRSGWARLGELVARRRVVSWAVPLVILGGLALGTVGASGSLPQLDQFARSTPDSVTGAKLIEARYPDESGQPLTVMSRPDQSREVLAAVESTPGVAQAEVGRASDDWVEISVLPVDSPDSAGETATIEQLRENLRKVAGDAALVGGPSAERLDEAETNKTDRNLVMPLILLVVLAILGLLLRAIVAPLVLVATVVVSYFGALGLCNLLFDQVLGFSGLESSVPLIGFLFLVALGVDYNIFLMTRVREEAVRHGTVEGTKRGLAVTGGVITSAGVVLAATFAVLASLPLVMLVEIGILVAVGVLIDTLLVRSIVVPALTMSLGSRIWWPSKLSRASEDSVDDRL
- a CDS encoding YihY/virulence factor BrkB family protein, translated to MDDPTGGGAQDALAPSQLSVRSWRQLLERAARHLVEARLPFLSAGVAFFAVLSVAPVLVTALSVYGVLNTPAQARSQLARGAEVLPPQVELLVTDQLTSITTASTGVLTVRGLAGLALALWTATTAMVALIDALTVAYHETETRSFLRRTFLGLLFVLGGALLLGAVIALAGMISRTIEDSPSYVRGVAAIAAWPMLAVVMGTMLAVLYRFAPDRKNPQWRWTTWGAIGATVLWAATSAALFTYVQNLGTYGTTYGSLAGVAISMFWLWVTVLLIVLGAAVNGESERQTGYDSTTGPERPLGQRGAVVADSTPSHLNDP